The Acetivibrio cellulolyticus CD2 genome has a segment encoding these proteins:
- a CDS encoding NCS2 family permease produces the protein MEKLFKLKDHGTTVKMEFVAGLTTFVTMAYVIFVNPSVLGGTGMDTGAVFVATILAAVIGTLVMGLYANVPYAQAPGMGLNAFFTYTVCGALGFNWRQALAIVFICGVINIIITATRIRKMLIDAIPETLQYAISGGIGLFIAYIGIKQAHFLNFTSESQNITATLPGGSVVAKDVVPAIVNFTDPVSQLALIGLVITVVLMLKNVKGAILLGIISTTVLGLFIGNVTPRPDLSLANFIPPSITPTLFKLDLVGLFSDPSKIFIVLSTVLAFSLSDTFDTIGTFLGTGRKTGIFDEKDEAELHKSKGIKSKMDKALFADAIATSLGSLLGTSNTTTYVESAAGISAGGRTGLTSVFTAMFFLLALVLAPFAGMVTSAATAPALIVVGVLMMESITKVKWEEFEEAAAAFFTAVIMPFTYSISNGVAAGFLFYIISKVARGKAKEVHPLLYIVTLLFVADFVFRAF, from the coding sequence ATGGAAAAGCTATTCAAGCTTAAAGATCACGGTACAACTGTTAAAATGGAATTTGTTGCCGGACTTACAACTTTTGTCACAATGGCTTATGTTATCTTTGTAAACCCATCAGTATTGGGTGGTACAGGTATGGACACTGGTGCTGTATTTGTAGCTACAATTTTAGCTGCGGTAATAGGAACCCTCGTTATGGGATTGTATGCTAATGTACCATATGCACAAGCGCCGGGTATGGGGCTAAATGCTTTCTTTACATATACCGTATGTGGTGCATTGGGATTTAATTGGCGACAGGCTTTGGCAATTGTATTTATTTGCGGTGTCATAAATATCATTATAACTGCAACACGAATAAGAAAGATGCTAATAGATGCCATACCGGAAACGCTTCAATATGCTATAAGCGGAGGTATTGGCCTTTTTATTGCCTATATTGGAATTAAGCAGGCACATTTTTTGAATTTTACTTCAGAGAGTCAGAATATAACTGCTACATTACCTGGCGGTAGTGTCGTTGCAAAAGATGTTGTTCCTGCAATTGTTAATTTTACAGATCCGGTTTCTCAGTTGGCACTTATTGGGCTTGTTATAACTGTAGTATTAATGCTGAAAAATGTAAAAGGTGCGATTTTGCTGGGGATAATTTCAACAACAGTTCTTGGTCTGTTTATCGGAAATGTGACACCTAGACCTGATTTAAGTCTGGCGAATTTTATTCCTCCATCAATAACACCAACTTTATTTAAGCTTGATTTAGTAGGGTTGTTTAGCGATCCATCGAAGATTTTTATTGTTTTGAGTACGGTGCTTGCTTTCAGTTTATCAGACACATTTGATACTATCGGTACATTCCTCGGAACAGGAAGGAAAACAGGAATTTTTGATGAGAAGGATGAAGCAGAGCTTCATAAGAGTAAGGGAATAAAATCAAAAATGGATAAGGCATTGTTTGCAGATGCTATTGCAACATCACTAGGGTCTTTACTTGGAACCAGCAATACAACTACTTATGTTGAAAGTGCGGCCGGAATAAGTGCTGGTGGAAGAACCGGGTTGACCTCGGTATTTACAGCAATGTTCTTTTTACTGGCTTTGGTTCTTGCTCCATTTGCAGGAATGGTAACTTCTGCAGCAACTGCTCCTGCTTTAATTGTAGTGGGTGTATTGATGATGGAGTCAATTACCAAGGTAAAATGGGAAGAATTTGAAGAGGCTGCAGCGGCTTTCTTTACAGCGGTTATTATGCCATTTACATACAGTATTTCAAATGGCGTAGCTGCAGGGTTTTTGTTTTATATAATTTCAAAAGTTGCACGTGGAAAGGCTAAAGAAGTGCATCCTTTATTATATATAGTTACATTACTTTTTGTAGCTGACTTTGTTTTTAGAGCATTTTAA
- the larC gene encoding nickel pincer cofactor biosynthesis protein LarC, protein MRVLYFDCFSGISGDMVLGALLDLGVNAQDFRRELGKLNLSGYDIVIERKVKNSITVTDVDVILDEDSQTIHSKGNEQGHSENLNHCSHNNSVGHFHNDHEHQQHCNQKHQNQHDHDHNARNLKDIEILIDASDLKNTVKDFSKKVFREIARAEAKVHNKAIEEVHFHEVGAVDSIVDIVGTAICLDLLGVDKVYSSPLHDGTGFIECRHGRLPVPVPAVMEMLTDGNIPYIAEDINTELVTPTGIGIIKCLTEDFGSMPALMVNKVGYGGGKRDTGRLNALRCILGTMAEMTDTREEIIVLETNIDDMSPEVLGFVMDKLFEQGALDVFYTPVYMKKNRPAVVLTALCKKDSEQVIVDTILKETSSLGIRKTISERYTMDREIVKVNTEFGEVGVKVSSFGDFKKFAPEYEDCRKIAISNDIPLWKVYNAVYKKGI, encoded by the coding sequence ATGAGAGTATTATATTTTGACTGCTTTTCTGGTATTAGTGGAGACATGGTGCTGGGGGCGCTTCTGGACCTTGGTGTTAACGCACAGGATTTTAGAAGGGAATTAGGCAAGTTAAACCTTTCAGGATATGACATTGTTATAGAGAGAAAGGTTAAAAACTCAATTACTGTAACTGATGTTGATGTTATTTTAGATGAAGATTCTCAAACAATACATAGCAAAGGAAATGAACAAGGGCACAGTGAAAACTTGAACCACTGTAGCCATAATAATTCTGTTGGACATTTCCACAATGACCATGAGCATCAGCAGCATTGCAACCAAAAACATCAAAATCAACATGATCATGATCACAATGCCCGAAATTTAAAGGATATTGAAATACTGATAGATGCAAGTGATCTAAAAAATACTGTAAAGGATTTTAGTAAAAAAGTCTTTAGAGAAATTGCAAGAGCGGAAGCTAAAGTGCATAACAAGGCTATTGAGGAAGTACATTTTCATGAAGTGGGAGCTGTTGATTCAATTGTAGATATAGTAGGCACGGCTATATGCCTTGATTTGCTTGGAGTAGATAAAGTTTATTCTTCTCCTCTTCATGATGGGACAGGCTTTATTGAATGTCGTCATGGGAGACTTCCTGTTCCTGTACCTGCTGTTATGGAAATGCTTACCGATGGTAATATTCCTTATATTGCAGAGGATATAAATACCGAACTTGTTACGCCTACGGGGATTGGAATTATAAAGTGCCTTACAGAGGACTTTGGAAGTATGCCTGCACTCATGGTAAACAAGGTTGGCTATGGAGGAGGAAAGCGGGATACAGGACGGCTGAATGCACTGAGATGTATTCTGGGAACTATGGCTGAAATGACTGACACCAGAGAGGAGATAATTGTCCTTGAAACAAATATTGATGATATGAGCCCGGAAGTGCTTGGGTTTGTGATGGATAAACTTTTTGAACAGGGGGCATTGGATGTATTCTATACTCCGGTTTATATGAAGAAAAACCGCCCTGCTGTTGTACTTACGGCATTGTGCAAAAAGGATTCGGAACAGGTTATTGTGGATACAATTCTTAAGGAAACTTCATCTTTAGGGATAAGAAAAACTATCTCAGAGAGGTATACAATGGACAGGGAGATAGTTAAGGTGAATACGGAGTTTGGTGAAGTTGGGGTGAAGGTTTCTAGTTTTGGAGACTTTAAGAAGTTTGCGCCGGAATATGAGGATTGCAGGAAAATTGCCATAAGTAATGATATACCGCTCTGGAAGGTTTATAATGCTGTATATAAAAAAGGTATTTAG
- the larB gene encoding nickel pincer cofactor biosynthesis protein LarB, with amino-acid sequence MDAESLKKMLEDVKNGQLSVEEAFNDLKKLPFEDLGFAKVDHHRNLRNGYPEVIYCQGKTLEQIKMIVEKLMQKNNNIMATRASREVFESIRQITEDAVYYKDARIVVVKKRDIPKSQRMIAVVTAGTSDIPVAEEAAITCETMGQWVERIYDVGVAGIHRLFARTDIIMKANVVIVVAGMEGALASVVSGLVDKPVIAVPTSVGYGANFGGLSALLTMLNSCATGIGVVNIDNGFGAGFLAAMINKL; translated from the coding sequence ATGGATGCAGAATCGTTGAAAAAGATGCTTGAAGATGTTAAAAATGGACAGCTAAGTGTAGAAGAGGCTTTTAATGACCTCAAAAAGCTGCCATTTGAAGATCTGGGCTTTGCAAAGGTTGACCATCACAGAAATCTACGGAATGGCTATCCTGAGGTTATTTACTGCCAGGGCAAGACTCTTGAGCAAATTAAGATGATTGTAGAAAAACTAATGCAAAAGAACAATAATATTATGGCTACAAGAGCATCACGGGAAGTTTTTGAAAGTATACGTCAGATAACAGAGGATGCTGTTTATTATAAGGATGCGAGAATTGTTGTTGTTAAAAAGAGGGATATACCAAAATCCCAAAGGATGATTGCTGTAGTTACGGCTGGAACATCTGATATACCTGTTGCAGAGGAAGCAGCAATCACATGTGAAACTATGGGACAGTGGGTTGAAAGGATATATGATGTTGGTGTCGCTGGTATTCACAGGTTGTTTGCCAGAACAGATATTATTATGAAAGCCAATGTTGTTATTGTGGTAGCAGGAATGGAAGGGGCGCTTGCAAGTGTTGTCAGCGGCTTGGTTGATAAGCCTGTGATAGCAGTTCCAACCAGTGTTGGGTATGGGGCAAATTTTGGAGGTTTGTCTGCGTTGCTCACGATGCTTAATAGTTGTGCAACCGGTATTGGAGTAGTGAATATTGATAATGGATTTGGAGCAGGCTTTCTGGCGGCAATGATTAATAAACTCTAG
- a CDS encoding Rossmann-like and DUF2520 domain-containing protein yields the protein MNAGIIGAGKLGSALAIALSKAGFCICGIYSKSEESCQLLCRKLNIDVANNLGTVVRKSDVIFVCLPDNDIENMALRIASHFEPELIRSKVFFHVSGALTTEVLKPLENLGAFTGSFHPIQTFADRENGWEKLYDCFFGFEGCNEAGECAETIVGRLNGRLIFISKEHKPLYHAAACIISNYTVTLFHIMFKMLIRTGMNEDAAVNAFMPLLKNTVDNIEGLGYISALTGPISRGDHKVVEQHLKSLSYEIPEVEDIYRLLGRETVDIALKKGNLNEEDVLRLNGVLGNKG from the coding sequence ATGAATGCGGGAATAATTGGTGCAGGAAAGCTTGGCAGCGCTTTAGCTATAGCGTTAAGTAAAGCTGGATTTTGTATTTGCGGAATTTACAGTAAAAGTGAAGAATCATGTCAATTACTTTGCAGGAAACTAAATATAGATGTAGCAAACAACTTGGGTACAGTTGTCCGAAAGTCTGATGTTATTTTTGTTTGTCTTCCGGACAATGATATAGAGAATATGGCTTTAAGAATTGCATCGCATTTTGAGCCGGAATTGATTCGAAGTAAAGTTTTCTTTCATGTTAGTGGCGCTTTGACTACGGAGGTGTTAAAGCCTTTAGAGAATTTAGGAGCATTTACTGGTTCTTTTCATCCTATACAGACTTTTGCAGATAGGGAAAATGGCTGGGAAAAGCTTTATGACTGTTTTTTCGGATTTGAAGGATGCAATGAGGCGGGGGAATGTGCGGAAACGATTGTTGGCAGATTAAATGGCAGATTAATCTTTATAAGCAAAGAACATAAACCTTTATACCATGCTGCTGCATGTATCATATCAAATTACACAGTTACACTTTTTCACATTATGTTTAAAATGCTTATTAGGACAGGCATGAATGAAGATGCAGCAGTTAATGCTTTTATGCCTCTTTTGAAGAATACAGTGGATAATATTGAAGGGCTTGGATATATTAGTGCTCTGACAGGGCCAATTTCTAGAGGAGACCATAAGGTTGTTGAGCAGCACCTTAAGTCACTTTCATATGAAATTCCAGAGGTTGAGGATATATACAGGTTGCTTGGAAGAGAAACTGTTGATATAGCTCTAAAAAAAGGTAATCTTAATGAAGAAGATGTGCTCAGGTTAAATGGGGTGCTTGGAAATAAGGGATAG
- a CDS encoding TIGR01212 family radical SAM protein (This family includes YhcC from E. coli K-12, an uncharacterized radical SAM protein.), translating into MLYNKFSDFLKNKYGTKVYKLPLNLPVTCPNRDGRISSKGCAFCGEEGAGFENLPSFLSVSEQLGKNSKYIGENYKSEKFIAYFQNYSNTYLPLDDFKKYILEACQDNIVAIYISTRPDCVPESYLDFLSEIRIKKGMDIVIELGLQTVNYHALKELNRGHLLAEFIDAVLSIRNYGLETCAHYILDLPMDSMDDTIEGARILSALKVNQVKCHSLYILKGTELGDRYIRGEIVPVTFEEYIDRTIAFLEYLDPSIIVQRLIGRAPEERSLFCNWGMSWWKLHDMIEKKMMDENRYQGRKFNYLNGKTCLF; encoded by the coding sequence ATGCTGTATAATAAGTTTTCAGATTTTTTAAAGAATAAGTATGGGACGAAAGTTTACAAGCTTCCGCTAAATTTGCCTGTTACATGCCCTAACAGGGATGGCAGAATAAGTTCTAAGGGTTGTGCTTTCTGTGGAGAAGAGGGAGCCGGGTTTGAAAACCTGCCAAGTTTCTTGAGTGTGAGCGAGCAGCTCGGCAAGAATTCAAAATATATTGGCGAAAATTATAAATCGGAAAAGTTTATTGCGTACTTTCAGAATTATTCAAATACCTACCTTCCGTTAGATGATTTTAAGAAATATATACTGGAGGCTTGCCAAGATAATATTGTCGCTATATATATATCGACGCGTCCTGACTGCGTGCCGGAGAGTTATTTGGATTTCCTTAGTGAAATTAGAATTAAGAAAGGTATGGATATTGTCATTGAACTGGGGCTTCAAACTGTTAATTATCACGCTTTGAAGGAACTAAACAGAGGCCACCTTCTGGCGGAATTTATTGATGCAGTATTATCTATCAGAAATTATGGACTTGAAACTTGTGCTCATTACATTTTAGATCTTCCCATGGACTCAATGGACGATACAATTGAGGGTGCAAGAATACTTTCGGCACTTAAGGTAAATCAGGTCAAGTGTCATTCACTGTATATACTCAAAGGCACTGAATTAGGAGATAGGTATATTAGAGGAGAGATTGTTCCGGTGACATTCGAGGAATATATAGATAGGACAATAGCATTCCTGGAATATCTCGATCCATCAATAATAGTTCAGAGACTTATTGGGCGAGCACCTGAGGAGCGGAGTCTATTTTGCAACTGGGGGATGAGCTGGTGGAAATTGCATGACATGATTGAGAAGAAAATGATGGATGAGAACAGATATCAAGGAAGAAAATTTAATTATCTGAATGGAAAAACATGTCTTTTTTAA
- the purE gene encoding 5-(carboxyamino)imidazole ribonucleotide mutase has product MTRTKNNPKVAVIMGSDSDFSVLKDCIKLLKQFEVEVEAMVCSAHRTPDKAAEFAKSAEENGFGVIIAGAGKAAHLPGVLAAFTPLPVIGVPIKSSTMDGLDSLLSIVQMPSGIPVATVAIDGADNAALLAVQILSIGNAELREKMKEYKKKLAKKVEDKNEALQQKIKEL; this is encoded by the coding sequence ATGACTAGAACAAAAAATAATCCAAAGGTTGCTGTTATCATGGGAAGTGATTCGGACTTTTCAGTTTTAAAGGACTGTATTAAGCTTCTGAAACAGTTTGAAGTTGAGGTTGAAGCAATGGTGTGTTCAGCACACAGAACACCAGACAAAGCAGCAGAATTTGCAAAGAGTGCAGAAGAAAATGGCTTTGGAGTAATTATTGCCGGAGCTGGAAAAGCTGCTCATTTGCCAGGTGTACTTGCTGCATTTACACCGCTTCCAGTAATAGGAGTACCTATAAAATCCTCTACAATGGATGGCTTGGATTCCTTACTGTCAATAGTCCAGATGCCAAGCGGCATACCTGTTGCAACAGTTGCAATAGATGGTGCTGATAATGCAGCACTGCTTGCAGTACAGATTTTATCAATCGGCAATGCTGAACTTAGGGAAAAGATGAAAGAATATAAGAAGAAACTTGCTAAAAAGGTCGAAGATAAGAACGAAGCGCTTCAGCAGAAGATTAAAGAGTTATAG
- the purF gene encoding amidophosphoribosyltransferase, whose protein sequence is MNSICCEIFDDKDFRLDKLNEECGVFGVFGRDNLDSARLTYYALYALQHRGQESAGIAVNNNGEFAYHKDMGLVPEIFNEETIKSLKGQSAIGHVRYSTTGASLRDNAQPMVIKYKNGHMGLAHNGNLVNASEVREKLEGDGVIFQSSNDSEVILNLISRCRLKTSGIEDAIVKMMDEIKGSYALVILTPQKLIGVRDPFGIRPLCIGQLEESYVLASETCALDAVGASYVRDVNPGEIVLIDKNGLTSVQTKAPEESKLCIFEHIYFARPDSYIDGASVYRSRLEAGKRLAKDYPVDADLVIGVPDSGLTAAMGYSRESGIPYGVGLIKNRYIGRTFIQPDQDKREKGVKIKLNALKDAIDGKRVIMIDDSIVRGTTSRRIVQLLRDAGAKEVHMRISSPPLKFPCYFGIDISSKEQLVAAKHNIEEIRDLIGADSLGYLSVEGVLQTPIGSKCSFCTACFRGDYPMEVPEEGTKFSCG, encoded by the coding sequence ATGAATAGTATATGCTGCGAGATCTTTGATGACAAGGATTTCAGGCTTGATAAGCTTAATGAGGAGTGCGGCGTTTTTGGAGTATTTGGAAGAGATAATTTAGATAGTGCCCGATTAACTTATTATGCTTTGTATGCATTGCAGCACAGAGGCCAGGAAAGCGCAGGTATTGCAGTTAATAATAATGGTGAATTTGCGTATCATAAGGATATGGGACTTGTACCCGAAATTTTCAATGAAGAAACAATAAAGAGCTTAAAAGGGCAGAGTGCCATTGGACATGTACGTTATTCAACTACGGGAGCAAGTCTTAGAGATAATGCTCAGCCTATGGTTATCAAATATAAGAATGGGCACATGGGACTTGCACACAATGGAAATCTTGTCAATGCATCGGAGGTTAGGGAAAAGCTTGAGGGAGATGGAGTAATCTTTCAATCCAGCAATGACTCGGAAGTAATACTTAATCTTATTTCAAGATGCAGGCTTAAAACCTCGGGAATTGAAGATGCTATTGTTAAAATGATGGATGAAATCAAAGGTTCATATGCACTGGTTATATTGACTCCCCAAAAACTTATCGGAGTCAGAGATCCTTTTGGTATAAGGCCGCTTTGTATTGGACAGTTGGAAGAATCCTATGTTTTAGCTTCAGAGACTTGTGCCTTAGATGCGGTTGGGGCCAGTTATGTAAGAGATGTAAATCCTGGTGAGATTGTATTAATTGATAAGAATGGTTTAACCTCTGTTCAGACAAAAGCTCCAGAAGAATCAAAGCTTTGCATATTTGAACATATCTATTTTGCAAGACCAGACAGTTATATAGATGGTGCAAGTGTTTACAGATCAAGGCTGGAGGCAGGGAAAAGACTTGCAAAGGATTATCCTGTTGATGCCGATCTGGTAATAGGAGTTCCCGATTCGGGATTGACAGCGGCTATGGGGTATTCAAGGGAATCGGGAATACCATATGGTGTTGGACTTATAAAGAACAGATATATTGGTAGAACATTTATACAACCTGATCAGGATAAAAGAGAAAAGGGCGTAAAAATTAAGCTCAATGCCTTAAAGGATGCAATAGACGGAAAAAGAGTAATAATGATAGATGACTCGATAGTTAGAGGTACCACTAGTAGAAGAATTGTACAGCTTTTAAGGGATGCAGGAGCAAAGGAAGTTCATATGAGGATAAGTTCTCCTCCGCTAAAATTCCCATGTTACTTTGGTATAGATATTTCTTCAAAAGAACAGCTGGTTGCGGCCAAGCATAATATTGAAGAAATAAGGGATTTGATTGGAGCAGACAGCTTGGGGTATCTTAGCGTTGAAGGTGTATTACAGACTCCTATTGGTTCAAAATGTAGTTTTTGTACCGCATGCTTCAGGGGAGATTATCCGATGGAAGTACCGGAAGAGGGAACCAAGTTTTCTTGTGGATGA
- a CDS encoding AEC family transporter — protein MKEVMIIVYQISILTLLGLIGFIAGKTKYLAENAGTVISKVVIKLTAPLLIFITLAGRELDIKKISNIGWVYLLGIIFLLIAFVFGGLISRVMRLEEATSNIYKMHSMFGNVIYLAFPLLSSLYGDDGLFYAVIFGIVNDTLLWTLGIFLVNKHEKSSLKENLKRMINGNTIALSLGLIVLIIKTILGESVNNIPYLSNVSGFIYDTFHMLGSTTFPLSMLFIGLILSETKIEKVSDLLKRAHIFVLSLFRLIILPVLAMFILAVFGKSIDPIARYVIILELAMPCGTIVPALAAEYGSDYRSATENVFITTILGIFTMPLIVYWMQSLIK, from the coding sequence ATGAAAGAAGTAATGATAATAGTATACCAGATATCCATATTGACTTTGTTGGGGTTAATAGGGTTTATCGCTGGAAAAACAAAATACCTTGCAGAAAATGCAGGTACGGTCATATCTAAAGTAGTTATAAAATTAACAGCACCTCTCCTGATTTTTATCACTTTGGCGGGACGTGAACTTGATATTAAAAAAATATCTAACATTGGTTGGGTATATCTGCTTGGAATTATATTTTTGCTGATTGCATTTGTTTTTGGGGGTCTTATAAGCAGAGTTATGAGGCTTGAAGAGGCTACATCAAATATTTATAAAATGCACTCAATGTTTGGCAATGTTATCTATCTTGCATTTCCGTTGCTGAGTTCTTTATATGGAGATGACGGACTTTTTTATGCAGTTATCTTTGGTATTGTAAATGATACTCTTTTATGGACTCTTGGCATATTTCTGGTTAATAAACACGAGAAGTCCAGTTTGAAGGAAAACCTCAAACGGATGATTAACGGTAACACAATAGCTTTGTCTTTAGGATTGATTGTTTTAATTATCAAGACAATTCTAGGAGAATCAGTAAATAACATACCATATTTATCTAATGTAAGCGGTTTTATTTACGATACTTTCCATATGCTGGGGTCGACTACTTTCCCGCTGTCTATGCTTTTTATAGGTTTGATATTATCGGAGACTAAAATTGAAAAAGTATCGGACTTGCTTAAAAGGGCGCACATTTTTGTTTTATCTTTGTTCAGACTGATTATTCTGCCGGTTTTGGCAATGTTCATATTAGCGGTTTTTGGTAAGTCGATTGACCCTATTGCCAGGTATGTTATAATACTGGAACTCGCGATGCCTTGTGGAACAATAGTTCCTGCACTGGCGGCTGAGTACGGATCAGACTACAGATCAGCAACTGAAAATGTATTTATTACGACAATATTAGGAATATTTACTATGCCTCTGATTGTATATTGGATGCAAAGCTTAATAAAATAG
- the guaA gene encoding glutamine-hydrolyzing GMP synthase has protein sequence MNNELVLVVDFGGQYNQLIARRVREANVYCEVIPYNASIDRIKSMNPKGIIFTGGPASVLDPNAPICEKEIFSLGIPVLGICYGMQLMSYVLGGEVKKADSREYGKIDISFDLSSPLFKGIDKDSTCWMSHTYFVEKMPEGFVKTAYSANCPTGAMENAQKKLYGVQFHPEVLHTPRGRDILNNFLFNVCGCSGDWKMSSFVEQSIKAIKEKVGDKKVLCALSGGVDSSVAAVLINKAIGKQLTCIFVDHGLLRKYEGDQVEEVFRNQYDINLIRANVEDRFMDRLAGVTDPETKRKIIGEEFIRVFEVEAKKIGAVDFLVQGTIYPDVIESGLGNAAVIKSHHNVGGLPDYVDFKEIIEPLRNLFKDEVRRVGTELGIPDEIVMRQPFPGPGLAIRIIGDITKEKLEILRDSDHIFREEIAKAGLDKEINQYFTVLTGMRSVGVMGDERTYDYTLALRAVTTTDFMTADWARIPYDLLEKISNRIVNEVKHINRIVYDVTSKPPATIEWE, from the coding sequence TTGAATAATGAGTTAGTTTTGGTTGTTGATTTTGGAGGACAGTATAATCAGCTAATAGCAAGAAGAGTTAGAGAGGCAAACGTTTATTGTGAAGTAATTCCTTATAACGCTTCTATAGATAGAATAAAGTCAATGAATCCTAAAGGAATAATTTTTACCGGAGGTCCAGCATCTGTTCTTGACCCTAATGCGCCTATATGCGAGAAAGAGATATTTTCTTTAGGCATTCCGGTTTTGGGTATATGCTATGGTATGCAGCTCATGAGCTATGTACTTGGCGGTGAGGTTAAAAAAGCAGATTCCCGCGAATATGGAAAAATAGACATTAGCTTTGATCTATCTAGCCCACTGTTTAAAGGTATAGACAAGGATTCTACCTGTTGGATGAGTCACACCTATTTTGTTGAAAAAATGCCTGAAGGATTTGTAAAGACTGCATATTCTGCTAATTGTCCAACCGGGGCGATGGAAAATGCACAAAAAAAGCTCTATGGAGTACAATTTCATCCTGAAGTTCTTCATACTCCAAGAGGCAGAGATATCTTAAATAATTTCCTTTTCAATGTCTGCGGATGTTCCGGTGACTGGAAGATGTCATCCTTTGTTGAACAGTCTATAAAAGCAATAAAGGAAAAGGTTGGAGATAAAAAGGTTTTATGTGCATTGTCTGGAGGAGTTGATTCTTCCGTTGCGGCAGTTTTAATAAATAAAGCAATCGGTAAGCAGCTTACCTGTATTTTTGTTGACCATGGTCTTCTTAGAAAGTATGAGGGAGATCAGGTTGAAGAAGTGTTCAGAAATCAATACGACATAAACCTCATAAGAGCTAATGTGGAAGATAGATTTATGGACAGGCTGGCTGGAGTAACTGATCCTGAAACAAAGAGAAAGATCATTGGTGAAGAATTTATAAGAGTGTTCGAAGTAGAGGCAAAGAAAATCGGAGCAGTAGATTTCCTTGTTCAGGGAACTATATATCCCGATGTAATTGAGAGCGGATTGGGTAATGCGGCTGTTATAAAAAGTCACCACAATGTTGGGGGACTTCCTGACTATGTTGACTTTAAGGAAATAATCGAGCCATTGAGAAACCTATTCAAGGACGAAGTAAGAAGAGTAGGTACAGAGCTTGGAATTCCTGACGAAATTGTTATGAGACAGCCATTCCCAGGACCGGGATTAGCTATAAGAATAATTGGCGATATAACCAAGGAAAAGCTTGAAATTTTAAGAGATTCTGATCATATATTCAGAGAGGAAATCGCAAAGGCTGGTCTTGATAAAGAGATCAATCAATACTTTACAGTTCTTACAGGTATGAGAAGTGTTGGTGTAATGGGAGATGAAAGAACTTATGATTATACACTTGCGCTTCGTGCAGTGACTACCACTGACTTCATGACTGCTGATTGGGCTCGTATTCCTTATGATTTATTGGAGAAGATATCAAATAGAATAGTAAATGAAGTAAAACATATTAACAGGATAGTGTATGACGTTACAAGTAAGCCACCTGCAACTATTGAGTGGGAGTAG